ATTCTTTAAAATTTCATCAAATATTCTTTCAGTAAATTACCTAAAATTATATATTGTTGAGCCTCTAATTTTTTATTTCTTGAAACATTTTGGTTAAATCCAACGGATCATCCATCTCTTTTTGCAATGCCAATAAATCTTCAAATAAAGATTGTACCATAGCTCTATTTTCAGGCAAATCAGAGATATCTATCATTTCTTCAGGGTCATTTTTCATATTGTATAACAAAACCTTGTTCGCCTCCGGATATACCAATAATTTATAGCCATCTTTTCTAATCATTCGCTGCAAATTTAAATAGGCACCATAAATTTCTTTATAATGACTTTTTTCAGATCTCCCTTCTGCTAAATCTAAAAAGCTTTTAAACTCAACATATGTAGGTTTTGGCACACCTCCTATTTCTAAAGCCGTAGCCATAACGTCTTGTAAATAAACATCTTCATCAATCCGTTTATTTTTAGAAATTGTTGGCCCAACAATCATTAATGGCGGACGAATACTATGATCATACAAATTTTGCTTTCCTAAAAACCCAGTCCTTCCCATTGCTAAACCATGATCCGCTGTGAATATAATATAGGTGTTATCCATTTTACCAGATTTTTTAAGTGCATCTAGAATAGCACCTATTTGAGCATCAACATGTGTAATACTAGCATAATACTCTTGTTTATGAACTTTTACAGCGTATTCTGTTCTCGGAAAAGGAGCTAAAGCTTCATCGCGCAAATTATCTCCATTTCCAATTTCATGACGATATGGGTTTTCAGGTAAAAAACTTTTAGGAATAGTAAGATTCTCTAACGGATACATTTCTAGATATTCTTTTGGCGCTTGACGCGGATCATGTGGTGCATTAAATGCTAAATACATAAAAAAAGGTGTATCCTTTGTTTTTGCAGAATCGATAAACTCTAATGCATCATCTTTTAAAACCTCGCTCCAATGTTTACCCCCTTTCCAAAATCCTCCATTGTTTTTATCATATGCCGACCAAGAAGTATCGTTACTACTTAAAGGGCGATTATACCCTTTTGGCATGATATCCGCCGAATTTCCGTTTGGTACTTTAGAAAGCGAATCAAATTTTGCAACCATTTTTGCATGATCCCAGGCATCATTTGGCATTCCGGGACGAATATTTTTAGTGTGATTAAACACCTTTTGAGCTGGAGCATCAATATGCCATTTACCAGTCATATATGTTTCATAACCACTAGCTTGCAATAATTTTGCCCATGTTTTATTTATAGAATCATTTTTTAACCAGTTTTGACGAAACTTGTTGGCTCTCCAAACAAATCTACCTGAATTAAACATCGTTCGCGATGCTGTGCAGACAGCGCCACTCCAAGATCCCATATTATAAGCATGTGTAAAAGTAGTACCTGTTTCGGCAAGTTTATCCATTGCAGGAGTAATAATTTCGTCATTACCTAATGCATGAATAGAAGAATACGTTTGATCATCAGTAAGAATAAAAACAATATTTGGTTTTTGACTAACCTTTTTTACTTTCTCTTTACAACTTGTTAAAATCACGAAGGAGATAATTAAAGTGTAACAAATTTTCATTTTCCTTGAATTAAAAAAATATGCTCGATTTCTTAATTTAGAAAACGAGCATACCAAACTTTAACAATTAATTAATCATAAACAAATTTCAAAAAACTATTACACTTCGCTTGTATCAAATGACCTTAAATACAAAACAAATGTCTTTTTACTTTTATCTATTTCTTCCTATTGCGTTTCTTTTTTTGGAGCGATTTTATTTTCACTTAAAAAATTAGCCAAAAAATCATTAATCAATAACGATTAATTTTGGTTCTTTTATTTTAAGTATTGATTAACAAAACAAACTATTTTAACAATCAGTCAAATAACACAAAACTGATATCTTTATATGCCAAACCGAACTATTCTAATAAGAAGCTGAACCATCCTATTTTATAAAGAAAAATACACTTTTAACCATACTTTCTCTTGTAAAAAACATTTGTTATGCTCTGTCATGAAAATTACATAGAAATTTACAGTCAAAATCTAAAACCCATTATATGCCTACTAAATTTAAAATAAAATTCTTTCTGCTTTTTAGCTTAGTTTTAAGCTTAACTAGTTGTTCTAAAGTTGAAACTAAAGAAAAAGAACAAAATAGCAAGCCAAATATTTTATACATAATGGCCGATGACCATACCACTCAAGCTTTTGGTATTTACGGCAGTAGGTTAGCAAGTTTAAACCCAACACCGACCTTAGATAAAATTGCGAATGAGGGTATGATATTTGACAATTGTTATGTTACCAACTCCATTTGCACACCAAGTAGAGCCACGATTTTAACGGGTCAATACAGTCAAGCAAATGGTGTTTTAGATTTAGAAGGAGTTTTACCAACAGAAAATCAATATTTGCCAGCAGAAATAAAAAAATTAGGGTATCAAACTGCCCTCATTGGTAAATATCATTTATCCTCAAAACCAAATTTTGACTATTACAATGTTCTTACAGCTCATGGAGAACAGGGAACTTATTTTGATCCTGTTTTAACAGAAACGGGAATGAATTTTGCGTTAGAAAACGATCCTAAATTTGAAGGAAAAAAATATGAAGGACATAGCTCTGATGTAATTACTGATATCTCTATTGATTGGTTAAAAAACAAACGTGACAAGAGTAAGCCGTTTATGCTAATGTATCAATTCAAAGCGCCACATGACAATTTTGAATACGCTCCTCGATACAAAGATTATTTAAACGATACCTATATTCCAGAACCTGCTAGCTTATATCACAATGGTAATAATGGTTCTGTTGCTACAAGAGGTGCTAATGATTCGTTAATTAATGTAATAGGCTCTTCCGTTTCTAGAAGAAATACCATTAGAAGTATGGGAATGACTATGTGGGATAAATCTTCGATTAAAGATTCAAACCCTGAATTTAATCCGAGTCAAAAATTATATGACTTCATATCCGATAAAGAATATACACATGAAACCTATCAAGAATATCTTAAACGCTATTTACGTTGTGTAAAAGGAGTCGATGATAACGTTGCTAGAATGATTCAATTTTTAAAAGACGAAGGACTTTATGATAATACAATAATCGTATATACCGGAGATCAAGGATTTATGCTTGGAGAACACGATTATATAGATAAACGTTGGATGTACGAAGAATCGATGCGTATGCCATTTTTTGTAAGATACCCTAAATTGATCCAACCTGGATCTAGAACTGATGCCATTATAAACAATGCTGATTTTGCACCTACACTCATAGAATTAGCCGGCGGAAATCCACCAGAACAAATGCAAGGTCATAGTTTTGAATCTATTTTAAAAACTGCAAAAGAGCCTGAAGGCTGGCAACAATCTACATATTATCGCTATTGGATGCATATGGCACATAAACATGCTAATCCGGCGCATTTTGGAATTAGAACAAAACGATACAAGTTAATTTTCTTTTACGGTAAATATTGGGTTGATACTAAAGATATGAAAGCTACTTGGAACAAAGAAAGTTGGGGAAATTCTTTTGAAATGGATACTCCTGCAGCTTGGGAATTTTATGATTTAAAAGTAGATCCTAACGAAATGAATAATGCTTACAACGAACTAGAATACGCCGAAACTATTACTGATTTAAAGAAGCAACTTATTGCCAAACGCAAAGAACTTAATGAAGAAGACGGGGATAAATTTCCTCATATTCAAAAAGTTATTGATGCGCATTGGAATGATTAAAATTTCTTAATCTGAGTTCGGAAGAATTCAAAAAAATCTGTAACTAACATAACTCACAAAAGATTATCAAAGCAACGTATATGCAACAATTAAGAATAATAAAAATTTTATTATTCCTATTCATAGGAATTGCCATTTATGCGAATCCTGCTACTCGCTGTGATACGGTTATGAAGAAAGAGTTCAATATTCTTGATTATGGGGCTAAATCTTCGCACACAGAATTGAGTACAAAAGCAATTCAGGCCGCTATAGATGCTTGTTCTAAAAACGGAAGTGGAACCGTAATTATCCCGAAAGGCACTTATGTTACAGGCACTTTATTTCTTAAAAGTAATGTCACTATTAAAATGAATGCAAATACGGAATTATTCGGTAGTTCTTCGCTTGAAGATTATGCCGAGATTCCTGTAGGAATGGAAGAGCCGCATTTTTCAAAAAGCTTGTTTTATGCCAATGGGGAAGAAAATATAAAAATAATCGGACATCCTCGAAGTGAAATTAACGGCAAGGGATATATGTTCAAACATAGTCCTGAAAGACCCAAGTTATTTCGAATCGAAAGCAGTAAGAATATTGAATTCGATAATACAATTATTAAAAATTCAGGATCTTGGTGGCTCAGTTTTAACCGGAATAGGTGGTATACTTTATCCGGAATTTGCACTCAAGGAGCTTTGAGTTTGAGTGTTTTAGTTGTTTAATTCCAAAATAAGTATCAGATATAATGGTTAGGAAATAAATAAGTATTTTTTTTGGTGTCATTTGATTCGTTTTGATGTTAAAACATTAAATATCAGTATTATAAAATTAATTCTATTTTCTTACCCTTTCCTTTGTAGGTTAATTATTTCAATATTTTTACACCTTTTTTTATTAAATTTGAATAAGGTGTAAAAATTTACACTTCGTTTGGGAATTGTGTCCCTTAACGACACTTAATTAACTAATATCATCTAATAAGATACTTATAGCTATTTCTTTGAATGAGTTCAAATATTGAAATAATCCGTATTTGTGAATATTGCCATAATGAGTTTATAGCTAAAACAACTGTAACCAGATACTGCTGTCATAAATGTAACAGTAGAGCTTATAAAGAGAGGGTTAAGTCTAAAAAAAAAGTGGTCAAATGAGGAAACATTTGATACGAAAAATCAAGTTATTGAACTTATAAAAACTAAAGAGTTTTTAACTGTAAAGGATATTACAATATTAATGAACTGTTCTAGACTGGCTCTAACCTTTTATCGCTCCTCAATATTTTGTGATTTATTGCCTAATTGTTGAATTAGCTAAGTGAAATTAAAAAAAAACCAACTAGTACGGTCTAGTTGGTTTTTAAAAATAATTTATTATATTTACGGCTGATATTATGATAATAATTGAAAATAAAATAAAAATCCCGAAATACAAACAAATCGTCAATTCTATAGAAGAATTAATAATATCAGGTTTGCTAAAAAAAGGAGATCAAATACCTTCTATAAATAAAATAAAAACCGATAATAATCTTTCTAGAGATACTGTTTTAACAGCGTTAAATGAACTAAAAAACAGAGGTATCATTCAGTCTATTGTAGGTAAGGGCTATTATGTTTCAAGTGAAAATATAGAGGTTAGGCAAAAAGTATTCTTACTTTTTGATGAGTTAAATTCTTTTAAAGAGGATTTATATAATTCCTTTCTAGAATACTTGGGAAATAACGTTCAAGTTGAAATCTATTTTCATCATTTTAATAAAAATAGTTTCAGAAGACTAATCGAAGACAATGCAGGTAATTATAACTATTACGTTATCATGCCAGCAAATATGATGAACACAAATGATTTTTTAAAAATGCTACCTAGTGACAGAGTATATATATTAGATCAAATTCATGAAGATCTTTCTGAATATCCAGCAATCTATCAAAATTTTGAAAAAATAATTTTTGATAACCTTAATAAAGCGTATGATTTAATAAAGAAATACGAAAAAATTATTTTAGTCTTTTCAGAAGATAAACAACCTCAAGGAATGCTTAAAGGGTTCAGAGAATTTTGTGAAAGTAAAACCTTCAATTATGAGATTATAAATGATATGCAGGATAAAAATATAGAGAAAAGTGAATTATTTATAATTCCGGATGATATGAGTTTATTAAAGCTGATTAAAAAAATGAAACAAAAAGGATTTGTCCTAGCGAAGGATGTAGGTGTCATTTCATACAATGACACACTCCTAAAAGAGATAGTAGAAGGTGGTATTACGACCATTTCAACAGATTTTGATGCCATGGGTAAAAGACTAGCGGAAATGATTTTGAACAAAGAACGCATTCAGATAGAAAATCCTCATCATTTAATCATTAGAAATTCTTTATAAACAGGAAGAATGTTTAGAATTAAACACCTTAGAGACTTAAATCAATTAGAAATTAAAAATTCTGAAAATAATTTGCATGCCAAAATACATTTGGATGATGGTGCCAGTTTACAAGAATTAACTTTAAAAGGTCATCATATCATTAAGAGTTTAAGCCCTTTGGATTATGCTGACACTTATGCCTCCTCAATTTTGTTTCCATTTGCAAATAGAATAAAAGATGGTAAGTATGAATTTGAAGGTAATAGTTATCAATTTAACATTAATGAACCAGACAATAATAATGCTCTCCATGGAATGGTTTACAATAAAAGGTTTGTCTTTATTGATGAAAAAATCACAGGTTCAGGGGCTTCAGTAAAGCTAGCATATCATGAAACTCAAAGCTCCACTGGGTTTCCATTCACATATTCCATCTATCTCGAGTATGTTTTTACACAAAGCACATTAGATTTAAATGTAGAAATTAGAAACACCGATTTTAAAATATTTCCTTTTACATTAGGCTGGCATCCTTATTTCATAAGCGATGACCTTTATAACAGTTCCTTTCTATTTGATTCAAATTTAAAACTAAAGCTAGATAATCGAAATATAACAGAGGGAATTATTAACAATGAGAATCACAATAATTTTAAAATGAAGGATCAGTTTTTGGATGACTGTTTTATTTTAAAAACTCAAAACGTTTCATTCCTGACCCCATCTTATAGTTTAGAGTTGCGGACTTCGGAAAAGAATAGTTTTTTGCAGCTATACACGCCACCTCATAAGAATGCTATTGCCATAGAACCAACCACAGGGGTGTCAGATAGTTTTAATAATGAAATTGGTTTAAAAATTTTAAAACCTAATGAAGGATATAAAATCAGTTGGACGCTTGAATTAAAATAATCTCTAAATTAAAATAATGAATTCCGATTTAATAAAAAAAATAAAAACGAGTTTTCAGAAAACTTTTGAAGCGGAACCATTAATGATTTTTTCTCCTGGAAGGATTAATATTATAGGTGAGCATACCGATTATAATGATGGTTTTGTATTTCCTGCAGCAGTTGATAAAGGTATTGTAGCTGCTGTAGGTAAAAGTAATACAGACACTTCAATAGCTTTTGCTGTTGATAAAAATGAAACATTAAAAATTGATTTGAATAACATAGAACCATCTTCCGAAGGAAGCTGGGAGAATTATGTCTTAGGGGTTGTCGCAGAAATTCAAAACCGAAGTAAAACTATTGGTAATTTTAATATTGCCTTTGGAGGTGATATTCCGGGAGGAGCAGGTATGTCTTCATCTGCCGCTTTAGAGAATAGTGTGGTTTTTGGACTTAATGAGTTGTTCAATTTAGGCTTATCAAAAGGCGATATGATTTTAATTTCGCAGAAAGCAGAACATAATTATGTGGGTGTAAAATGTGGTATTATGGATCAATATGCCAGTATGTTTGGTGTTAAAAATCATGCGTTGTTATTGGATTGTAGGACCGTAAAATCAAAACCTTTCAAAATAGATTTTAAGAACCATGAACTTATTTTGATAAACACTAATGTTAAGCATAGTTTATCCGATAGTGCTTATAATGATAGACGTTCTGTTTGTGAATCTGTTGCTGAGATGCTAAAGGTTAAAGCATTAAGAGATGCCACAGAATATGATTTGGAAACAATACAGAATAAAGTAACGGCAGAAAATTACCAAAAAGCACTTTATGTGATTCAAGAAAATAATAGAACAATAAAAGCTTCAAAAGCAATTCAGGACAATGATTTAGAAACTCTAGGCGCATTGATTTATCAATCTCATGATGGTTTGCAACATCAATACAAAGTAAGTTGTGATGAACTGGATTTTTTAGTAGAACAATCCAAATTAAATGGACATGTTTTAGGAGCCAGAATGATGGGAGGTGGTTTTGGAGGTTGTACCATTAACCTCATTGAGAAAACAGAAACGGCATCATTTAAAGCATTTATATCAGAAGCTTATAAGAATAAATTTAATAGAGCGTGTTCAATCTATTCTGTGTCACTTTCAAATGGTACCGAAATTATAAAATAAGGCATAATACATGAATACAGATTTACAAGATTACTCACACAAACGCTTTAATATATTAATTGGTGAATGGGTTTTAGTATCACCACATCGCGCTAAACGCCCATGGCAAGGTCAAAAAGAAGCAGTGTCCAACATAGTAAGACCAACTTATGATCCAAGTTGTTACTTATGCTCTGGCAACACAAGAATTAATGGTGAAAAAAATCCAAAATACGCAGATGTGTTTGTATTTACTAATGATTTCGCAGCACTTCAAACAGACTCTAAAAGCTTTAAGGTTGAAGATGGTTTACTCATGGCACAAAGCGAACAAGGTATTTGTAAAGTGATTTGCTTTAGTCCGGACCACTCTAAAAGTTTAGCGGATATGGAAACTAAAGATATTGAAAAAGTAGTATTTGCATGGCAAAAAGAATACAATGAACTTGGGGAGAATGCCCTTATAAACTATGTTCAAATATTTGAAAACAAAGGAGCTGTAATGGGGTGTAGTAATCCGCATCCGCATGGTCAAATTTGGAGCCAATCAACACTTCCTAATGAAGTTGATAAAAAAAACCAACAGCAACTTACTTATTATAACCAAAACAAATCGAGTTTATTAGGCGATTACATGAATCAGGAATTAGAAAAAAAAGAACGGATTATTTTTGAAAATGCGGGGTTTGTTGTATTGATTCCGTTTTGGGCGGTCTGGCCTTTTGAAACTATGATAATACCTAAAACGCATCAACAAAGTATTTCTGATTTAAAAGCGGATGATACATTCTTATTTGCTGAAGCTGTTTCTACCATAACCAAAGCTTACG
The nucleotide sequence above comes from Aureibaculum algae. Encoded proteins:
- a CDS encoding sulfatase-like hydrolase/transferase, which encodes MKICYTLIISFVILTSCKEKVKKVSQKPNIVFILTDDQTYSSIHALGNDEIITPAMDKLAETGTTFTHAYNMGSWSGAVCTASRTMFNSGRFVWRANKFRQNWLKNDSINKTWAKLLQASGYETYMTGKWHIDAPAQKVFNHTKNIRPGMPNDAWDHAKMVAKFDSLSKVPNGNSADIMPKGYNRPLSSNDTSWSAYDKNNGGFWKGGKHWSEVLKDDALEFIDSAKTKDTPFFMYLAFNAPHDPRQAPKEYLEMYPLENLTIPKSFLPENPYRHEIGNGDNLRDEALAPFPRTEYAVKVHKQEYYASITHVDAQIGAILDALKKSGKMDNTYIIFTADHGLAMGRTGFLGKQNLYDHSIRPPLMIVGPTISKNKRIDEDVYLQDVMATALEIGGVPKPTYVEFKSFLDLAEGRSEKSHYKEIYGAYLNLQRMIRKDGYKLLVYPEANKVLLYNMKNDPEEMIDISDLPENRAMVQSLFEDLLALQKEMDDPLDLTKMFQEIKN
- a CDS encoding sulfatase family protein, which gives rise to MADDHTTQAFGIYGSRLASLNPTPTLDKIANEGMIFDNCYVTNSICTPSRATILTGQYSQANGVLDLEGVLPTENQYLPAEIKKLGYQTALIGKYHLSSKPNFDYYNVLTAHGEQGTYFDPVLTETGMNFALENDPKFEGKKYEGHSSDVITDISIDWLKNKRDKSKPFMLMYQFKAPHDNFEYAPRYKDYLNDTYIPEPASLYHNGNNGSVATRGANDSLINVIGSSVSRRNTIRSMGMTMWDKSSIKDSNPEFNPSQKLYDFISDKEYTHETYQEYLKRYLRCVKGVDDNVARMIQFLKDEGLYDNTIIVYTGDQGFMLGEHDYIDKRWMYEESMRMPFFVRYPKLIQPGSRTDAIINNADFAPTLIELAGGNPPEQMQGHSFESILKTAKEPEGWQQSTYYRYWMHMAHKHANPAHFGIRTKRYKLIFFYGKYWVDTKDMKATWNKESWGNSFEMDTPAAWEFYDLKVDPNEMNNAYNELEYAETITDLKKQLIAKRKELNEEDGDKFPHIQKVIDAHWND
- a CDS encoding glycosyl hydrolase family 28-related protein, with the protein product MQQLRIIKILLFLFIGIAIYANPATRCDTVMKKEFNILDYGAKSSHTELSTKAIQAAIDACSKNGSGTVIIPKGTYVTGTLFLKSNVTIKMNANTELFGSSSLEDYAEIPVGMEEPHFSKSLFYANGEENIKIIGHPRSEINGKGYMFKHSPERPKLFRIESSKNIEFDNTIIKNSGSWWLSFNRNRWYTLSGICTQGALSLSVLVV
- a CDS encoding GntR family transcriptional regulator, translating into MIIIENKIKIPKYKQIVNSIEELIISGLLKKGDQIPSINKIKTDNNLSRDTVLTALNELKNRGIIQSIVGKGYYVSSENIEVRQKVFLLFDELNSFKEDLYNSFLEYLGNNVQVEIYFHHFNKNSFRRLIEDNAGNYNYYVIMPANMMNTNDFLKMLPSDRVYILDQIHEDLSEYPAIYQNFEKIIFDNLNKAYDLIKKYEKIILVFSEDKQPQGMLKGFREFCESKTFNYEIINDMQDKNIEKSELFIIPDDMSLLKLIKKMKQKGFVLAKDVGVISYNDTLLKEIVEGGITTISTDFDAMGKRLAEMILNKERIQIENPHHLIIRNSL
- a CDS encoding aldose 1-epimerase, translating into MFRIKHLRDLNQLEIKNSENNLHAKIHLDDGASLQELTLKGHHIIKSLSPLDYADTYASSILFPFANRIKDGKYEFEGNSYQFNINEPDNNNALHGMVYNKRFVFIDEKITGSGASVKLAYHETQSSTGFPFTYSIYLEYVFTQSTLDLNVEIRNTDFKIFPFTLGWHPYFISDDLYNSSFLFDSNLKLKLDNRNITEGIINNENHNNFKMKDQFLDDCFILKTQNVSFLTPSYSLELRTSEKNSFLQLYTPPHKNAIAIEPTTGVSDSFNNEIGLKILKPNEGYKISWTLELK
- the galK gene encoding galactokinase is translated as MNSDLIKKIKTSFQKTFEAEPLMIFSPGRINIIGEHTDYNDGFVFPAAVDKGIVAAVGKSNTDTSIAFAVDKNETLKIDLNNIEPSSEGSWENYVLGVVAEIQNRSKTIGNFNIAFGGDIPGGAGMSSSAALENSVVFGLNELFNLGLSKGDMILISQKAEHNYVGVKCGIMDQYASMFGVKNHALLLDCRTVKSKPFKIDFKNHELILINTNVKHSLSDSAYNDRRSVCESVAEMLKVKALRDATEYDLETIQNKVTAENYQKALYVIQENNRTIKASKAIQDNDLETLGALIYQSHDGLQHQYKVSCDELDFLVEQSKLNGHVLGARMMGGGFGGCTINLIEKTETASFKAFISEAYKNKFNRACSIYSVSLSNGTEIIK
- a CDS encoding UDP-glucose--hexose-1-phosphate uridylyltransferase, whose product is MNTDLQDYSHKRFNILIGEWVLVSPHRAKRPWQGQKEAVSNIVRPTYDPSCYLCSGNTRINGEKNPKYADVFVFTNDFAALQTDSKSFKVEDGLLMAQSEQGICKVICFSPDHSKSLADMETKDIEKVVFAWQKEYNELGENALINYVQIFENKGAVMGCSNPHPHGQIWSQSTLPNEVDKKNQQQLTYYNQNKSSLLGDYMNQELEKKERIIFENAGFVVLIPFWAVWPFETMIIPKTHQQSISDLKADDTFLFAEAVSTITKAYDKLFNTSFPYSSGIHQAPTNGKDNNHWHWHMSFYPPLLRSATVKKFMVGYEMFGSPQRDITAEIAAKMIRDLI